DNA from Carassius gibelio isolate Cgi1373 ecotype wild population from Czech Republic chromosome B8, carGib1.2-hapl.c, whole genome shotgun sequence:
TGGATTGTAAATCTACAGAGAATCTTTAAGTGTTTAAGGCCACCTTGACATTTGCATGCCGTTTTGTTCTTAAGTTTGCATGAGAATGTTTTGactgagtttgtgtttgtgtaggtgAACTGAGGCACATCTCCAACCTGAAGCCGTGGGGGCTGTTCGAGGTGTTACTAGAGAAGTACGAGTGGCCGCTGGATCAAGCAGCACAGTTCAGTGACTTCCTGCTCACCATGTTTGAGTTCATCCCAGAGAACCGCGCTACAGCCGCCGAGTGTCTGCAGCACCCCTGGATCAACTCCTAACGCGCTGTTTTCCTTGTGTTCACTGTGTCATTTAGGTTCGTCTGATCACTTGGTGCACACATCCACCTTTCAGAGCATAAACTCACTGCTAAGGTAAACCTACAGGAGATACAGTATCTGAGCACACACCTAGCTAGAACCTCAAAcctgtgttgtttttttatatatttatttaaagaagctTTGATCTCTGAACATGATGGAGAGAATAGTCTGAGTTTTCATTGTACGATCATTTGTGTTGAAGGGTCacatatttatgttaaaatagtGCCTTGACATgccatctgcaaaaaaaaaaacaaaaaaaaacaccctcaCCTTTTTATATTTGTCTGCAAATATGTGAGGAATGCTTGTTTGTGAACATACACAAGACTGTATGAATACTTGACTGAATTCAATAAAGACTTGAGCTCCGAAGAATAAAGGATCACTTACAAAACACAGATGTCATAATGggagtatttttttgtaaaataatcttCATGTGGTTCCCCTTAATGTAACATTGGAGCATGTTTTAACATCGTCAATAATAGTGAGAAAAACTATGAAGCAATGAAGCTCAGCAAAAACCTGTACACTATGTTTGAAAACTCAAATACTCTCCATTGTAAAATCCAGCACTGCATTTTACTGTTGCTGTGAGTGACACTATAATGACACTAGAGGGCGATAAAGGAGCAGTGCAGGCATTCACCAAGTCCTGACTTGGCCACAACTGGACCATGAAAATGTCCAGACCAGACCAGTTACAAAGCATACACAAATTGATTTGATTAGACTGTGTGCTCCAAACGAAGCATTTCTAAAGGAAACCCATGGAAGAGGTCCAGTGAGGAAATCCATCTGTTTGAACATTAGTCAGATGCACCATTCTGTGGGTTTCAGGAGTTTATCATAGTTGTGAATACAGAAGTATTCAGGGCTGGAGAAACAGAGAAGCcctaaaaatgtcttaaataaagaaatgtatcaGTCCTAATACATAAAGTGCAGTCACTTCTTCCTGCGCACAACTGTCCAgccatcatcctcttcctcatgaCTCGCGGCCCGAGGAGGAGGATGTTGCTCCTTCGCTGCTGCACCGTTGATTGGAGCTCCATCTGCACCTCCATCACACTCCATAGCCTGAGGAAAAACAACCAGAGAGAACTCATGAAGAGGACATCTGCTTCTAATActgcatgttaaaaaaataacatcaacCCGTTCCAAAAATGTTGTACCATTAATTAATAGGGTAATTAatgacctagtggttagagaatttGACCCTAACTCTACTGTtagactccatgccacgccgcattgctgcagtaattcaggcaaaaggagccccagcTAGGTAtggagtgctgtacatgctcatacttttcatttttatactttttatttggccaagatttcaaaaaagcttttttctttgtattggtcttaagttatattctaattttctgagctactgaatttgggattttccttagttgtcagttataatcatcaaaattaaaagaaataaacatttaaatatatcagtctgtgtgtaatgaatgaatataatatacaagtttcactttttgaatggaattaggtgaaatcaacttttttatgatattctaattatatgaccagcacctgtatgtgtgtatgtgtgtgtgtgtatatatatatatatatatatatatatattaggggtgtaacgatacgcgtattcgtattgaaccgttcggtacgacgctttcggttcggtacgcggtacgcattatgtataccgaacggttcgttggagtaattaattatatttggaaaaaaaaaaaaaaaaagagagagatagaaatataatgatatgcgttcaacaaggtagcccaataacccaaacaacgtaacaggcaacgcccctgacactcccgaagaagaaaaaaacaccatcttatatgtttatgttaggctactcagcaggcgctcgctcactcagtacgcgctgaaggctcgttgcaaaatagccaatgcgtttaacagactagaaattagaagatcctccaataaccaacaggtctggtgtttgggtgcactttggattccctttaagctataatggtgatggcaagagagcgctcgggcagaagcgctcgggctcgctcatgaggcgtctgtctttgctaagcaacaatgacgtgctctctccatgagacgcggaaatttcagcgaaggataaatagATTTcctgctctaaaaatcgcttgcagtagctctgctactaaatttatttcaaaattgcaatccatatacaactatgatcagctgttccttcatcttggctgagctctcaaccttgttacgggaaaggatgaagctgattggttggttcttgtcacatgacccgcggtgcgcttgcggcattctgaaaagttgagatgtttttacattttgctgtatctaaaacgtatcgaaccgaaccgaaccgtgacatcagtgtatcgtatcgaaccgaaccgtgaattttgtgaaccgttacacccctaatatatatatatatatatatatatatatatatatatatatatatatatatatatatatatatatatataaacatacacacacatacatacacacactaatATACTATACCTCATCTTCTTcactctcatcatcatcatcatcagcagcagcagcaggtgtTTTAGCAGGTGTGGCCTTTGCTCTCCCAGCGCTCTTCTTCTGAATCAGCTGCTTGATCTGCTCTCTGACCTCGGTCAGTCTGTCCTGCTGACACTGCCGGAACATCTCACACACCTTCTGCGCCACCTGAGCGaccgtttcacacacacacacacaaacacacacacacacacacacacacacacacatttgtttctgtgaattgtgtTGACTTTCCATAGACTTATTACTTTTATACTAACCAAACAATGTTTTCTATCCCTtgacccaaccctaaacctaccgcTTACAATTTGCATTGTTACACCTTCAGATaaacatcatttattattttttaatatttttttcccttcTCCCACAGTCAAAAATGTgaggttttactatccttgtggggatgTTTGGTCCTCACAAATGTAgcataaacaagtacacacacacacacacacacagacagactaaTATCTCTTCAACAACAAATCAAACCTGCGGCAAGCTGCCGTCGTCCACGAGCGTGTCGAACTCGTTGTTCATCAGGTCAGAGATGAACTCCTCCACCTCGTCCTGCTGCAGCTCATCTGTGAGGAGGCACAGGTTTGCTGTGACATCAGATCTACACAGGGTTATGTtagtgattgatttattgattgaccGGTTCTGACCGTTATCGATGAAGTACTGCTGCAGCGCGTGCACCATCCACTCCGCTTTCTGCTGACTGTGCGCGCCCCCGAAACCATTATCCACCGCGATCTGCGAGAAAACACTCAAAGCTACAAATCACAAGATCAGCACCTGCTCAAGATCAAATCCCGTGCAGCTAGACACATATCGTGATAAGACAGTATGTTTATTGTATATCAGCGTCGTGTTTACACTTGGCAGCTCTAACTTGCTAACCACTTAACGTTAGCAGTCTGGTTTCTGAATTTGTAAAATACGGAATAAACATAAGCTTACACAATAAATATGACACTATTCTAcgatatatataatttacaaaatataatgttGTAAATTTACTAACTTGTAGCACCGGCCACGTTTCCAAAACAGCCCGAACTGCCTCACTGAACAATTCACATGTGGAAGATGCGAGCGGCGCCATCTTGAAAACCAACAGACCTGAAGAGTCGATCACAGATTGCACAAGCGCCAGGAAAAAATAATCAATCACAGAAATTGCTAACTAACTTTACTCGCTTATTTACTTGATTATTAGAGAAAGTTGCATTTCcatgcaaatatatattaaatgttatgGATGTTATTTAATCTTTTGGATGAGATTGCTCACCCAAGAATGAGGACCTGGTACAAATTATTGTTAGGAAATGTTCACtttttgataataatattaataatttatatatttgatttaaaacgTATATAGTATGAAGTATATATACATAAGCTATACATATgcatattaagtatatatatatatatatatatatatatatatatatatatatatatatatatatatatattcagcaatgatgcattaaattgatcgaaagtgactacattgtaaacacaatataaagtgactagaatttaatttataaatacattttaatttgttaaataagCTTGCATGGACTCATAGAAGACAGATTCAACTTGTTATTCAGAAATGTACATACCTTTATTGAATTGTATATCTTTGATACAATAAATGAACAGAATTATATCACATTTGTAAAGATGTGTGTGGGAACACTGGGGTTATAAGTATGTGGTTTTTTTATCATAACAGTAATTCTCTGCTGCAGTAAAACTGGCTCAGTAAGAAACACGAAGCAGGGTGTCAGCATCATAACATTCCTTGGAAAAATGAAACACCAACCCATGCAAGACTTCGGATAATTTTGGCATTGACCAATAGCAAAAGCGGAAAAGCAGTCGCCAAACCAAGCTGCTGTATTATACATGTTGAGGCGCATATTTACTGCTCAGGAATCTTGAAATGAAAG
Protein-coding regions in this window:
- the LOC127963848 gene encoding pre-rRNA-processing protein TSR2 homolog encodes the protein MAPLASSTCELFSEAVRAVLETWPVLQIAVDNGFGGAHSQQKAEWMVHALQQYFIDNDELQQDEVEEFISDLMNNEFDTLVDDGSLPQVAQKVCEMFRQCQQDRLTEVREQIKQLIQKKSAGRAKATPAKTPAAAADDDDDESEEDEAMECDGGADGAPINGAAAKEQHPPPRAASHEEEDDGWTVVRRKK